Proteins co-encoded in one Gossypium arboreum isolate Shixiya-1 chromosome 11, ASM2569848v2, whole genome shotgun sequence genomic window:
- the LOC108471707 gene encoding uncharacterized protein LOC108471707, with the protein MKTYLYEFDLWEVVNSDAEPAPVRANPTVAQIRQHADERTKRHKAMSCIQNSVSNVIFTIIIACESPKQVWDKLNEEFQGTKRTRQQQLLNLRWDFENLKMKEEETVKQYSNRIIAMENIIRLFREQFNEARIVEEVISTLPERYEAKISSLEDSRDLTNISFTELINVIYAQEQRRASRLEEHQEGVFQAKSRPASSSSADKGKKTWKDKPKSDGARRKDQPCRHCKRLGHLEVNCWFRPDVQYQVCKKMGHVEKVCRNKGKQRLNQPQQPRAEARVAEEESDQEEQVFAVSCSAAKEKATKR; encoded by the coding sequence ATGAAAACCTACCTATATGAATTCGACTTGTGGGAGGTTGTCAACTCAGATGCTGAACCAGCACCTGTAAGAGCTAATCCAACAGTGGCTCAGATTAGGCAGCATGCAGATGAAAGAACCAAGAGGCACAAAGCCATGTCTTGCATCCAAAACAGTGTGTCTAATGTGATTTTCACAATAATCATAGCTTGTGAGTCACCAAAGCAGGTCTGGGATAAGCTGAATGAGGAGTTTCAAGGGACTAAAAGAACAAGACAGCAACAGCTACTGAATTTGAGATGGGATTTTGAAAACTTGAAGATGAAGGAGGAAGAAACAGTGAAGCAATACTCAAACAGAATCATAGCTATGGAAAACATTATCAGACTGTTTAGAGAACAGTTTAATGAAGCAAGAATTGTGGAGGAAGTGATCTCAACCTTGCCTGAAAGGTATGAGGCAAAGATATCATCCCTTGAAGACTCGAGGGACTTGACCAACATCTCATTTACAGAGCTGATCAATGTTATTTATGCTCAAGAGCAAAGGAGAGCCAGTAGACTGGAAGAGCATCAAGAAGGTGTCTTCCAAGCCAAAAGCAGACCAGCCTCGAGCTCCTCTGCCGACAAGGGGAAGAAAACCTGGAAAGACAAGCCTAAATCAGATGGTGCAAGAAGAAAAGATCAACCTTGCAGACATTGCAAAAGGCTTGGCCATCTAGAGGTAAACTGTTGGTTTAGGCCTGATGTGCAGTACCAAGTTTGCAAAAAGATGGGTCATGTTGAGAAAGTCTGCAGAAACAAAGGCAAACAGAGGCTAAATCAACCTCAGCAACCTAGAGCTGAAGCTAGAGTAGCAGAAGAGGAAAGTGACCAAGAAGAGCAAGTCTTTGCAGTTTCTTGCTCAGCTGCAAAAGAAAAGGCCACAAAGAGGTGA